One genomic window of Leptolyngbya sp. NIES-3755 includes the following:
- a CDS encoding putative transposase (similar to AA sequence:cyanobase_aa:LBDG_56950), with amino-acid sequence METRRVSGKVKTYQVQVYMTAREKGFTQVEAASLAGFSARTGQRIDAGVHQPNRGRVRDWRSTEDPLAEVWETELEPMLKAAPQLQPKTLFEELQERYPGKYVKVLRTLQRRVRAWKALHGEAKTVMFELRHEPGMMGLSDFTELKGIEITIGGQPFEHLLYHYRLAYSGWQYAQIIQGGESFIALSEGLQNALSACGGVPKQHRTDSLSAAYRNMGGVRNKPLTRLYDDLCNHYRMQPTRNNTGIAHENGAIESPHGHLKNRIKQALLLRGSCDFDSIAEYQALINRAITKLNELHTAKIEEEKQFLQPLPKYRVPDYEVLTATVSCRSTIDVRCVLYTVPARLIGRQLELHLYHDRIVGYLNRQPVVELSRIRVTDKAKRRTRSINYRHVADGLRRKPRAFLYCTWQQELLPNDTWRDLWQQLKTQFDLDSAAVLIVEALYIAAVQDKETAVATYLQAQLATASLTLVGLRQRFQLLSDPNLPSLTIPQQDLTNYDQLLRSRSTHHTVPEPQSAPQTAASVTDARSLGNTRTTSDAGRLVLRSVFAGSVRVGGTTTMERSDSTRPHRSPASKRKNGFQL; translated from the coding sequence ATGGAGACTCGAAGAGTGTCTGGAAAAGTAAAAACATATCAAGTACAAGTGTATATGACCGCACGAGAAAAAGGCTTCACGCAAGTGGAAGCCGCAAGTCTGGCTGGCTTTTCTGCCCGCACCGGGCAGCGAATCGATGCAGGTGTGCATCAACCGAATCGGGGACGAGTGCGGGACTGGAGAAGCACTGAAGACCCATTAGCAGAGGTTTGGGAAACCGAACTCGAACCGATGCTAAAAGCTGCCCCACAACTGCAACCAAAGACGTTATTCGAGGAATTGCAGGAGCGCTATCCAGGTAAGTACGTGAAAGTACTTCGCACTCTGCAACGACGAGTCCGAGCGTGGAAAGCCTTGCACGGGGAAGCGAAAACGGTGATGTTCGAGCTACGGCATGAACCGGGGATGATGGGCTTATCCGACTTCACCGAACTTAAAGGCATCGAGATCACCATCGGAGGTCAGCCATTCGAGCATCTGCTGTATCATTATCGGCTTGCCTACAGCGGGTGGCAGTACGCTCAAATCATCCAGGGTGGGGAAAGCTTCATTGCCTTGTCCGAAGGATTGCAGAATGCGCTGTCTGCCTGTGGTGGAGTGCCAAAACAACATCGCACCGATAGTCTGAGTGCGGCGTACCGCAACATGGGCGGAGTCAGAAACAAGCCATTGACCCGATTGTATGATGACTTATGCAATCATTATCGAATGCAGCCCACGCGCAACAATACAGGGATTGCTCATGAAAATGGAGCAATTGAATCGCCGCATGGACACCTGAAAAATCGCATCAAGCAAGCGTTATTGTTACGTGGAAGTTGTGACTTTGACAGCATCGCAGAGTATCAAGCGTTAATCAATCGAGCGATTACTAAACTGAATGAGTTGCACACGGCGAAGATTGAAGAAGAGAAACAGTTCCTGCAACCATTACCGAAATATCGGGTTCCAGATTATGAAGTGCTGACTGCCACCGTGAGTTGCCGCAGTACGATTGATGTGCGCTGCGTGTTGTACACGGTTCCCGCTCGACTGATTGGACGACAACTCGAACTGCATCTCTATCACGACCGGATTGTCGGCTATCTCAATCGCCAACCAGTGGTCGAACTGTCGCGCATTCGCGTCACTGACAAAGCCAAACGCCGCACTCGCAGTATTAACTATCGTCATGTGGCAGACGGACTGCGCCGCAAGCCGAGAGCGTTTCTGTACTGCACCTGGCAACAGGAACTCTTACCAAATGATACCTGGCGCGATCTTTGGCAGCAATTGAAAACGCAATTTGACCTCGATAGTGCAGCGGTGCTAATCGTCGAAGCCTTGTACATTGCTGCCGTTCAAGATAAAGAAACTGCGGTTGCAACCTATTTGCAAGCTCAGCTTGCAACAGCCAGTTTGACGCTGGTGGGATTACGTCAGCGGTTTCAGCTACTGAGTGACCCCAATTTGCCCAGTCTCACGATTCCGCAACAAGACCTCACGAACTATGACCAACTCCTCAGAAGTCGAAGCACCCATCACACCGTACCAGAGCCTCAGTCTGCACCTCAAACGGCTGCATCTGTCACAGATGCTCGGTCATTGGGAAACACTCGAACAACAAGCGATGCAGGAAGGTTGGTCTTACGCTCAGTTTTTGCTGGCTCTGTGCGAGTTGGAGGCACAACGACGATGGAGCGTTCG